The Columba livia isolate bColLiv1 breed racing homer chromosome 2, bColLiv1.pat.W.v2, whole genome shotgun sequence genome includes the window TTTTAGCTGACTACATCTGAAGGTTGCTGGCAACCCGCCATTCTTTCTTGTAAGGAACACTGATCAGTCATTCTGAAAACCAGAATTTGAAGCAGAACAAATCAGAAAGATATCCTTACATCAAAACAAAGACACTTCAATACCAGACTGTCAAAGTCCAAACCAACTTTTACAGAAAGGCTACAATACACACTGCAATTTGTGCCAACAATACACAACCTTAAAAATGTCATACAAATTACAAAGAACTAGgtaaaaaaaatggattttcatGTGCTCTTTCCACAGTGATCCATATTTTACACTCGGTGCTACTGAGCCTCTCAGAATGTTGCAACCAGGGCAGTAACAGACTTTGCCAAAGCAAGAGCTCTGGTGTCTGTAACTGAGGCACATTGAGGGCAGTTGCTGTTGCCTCACATTCTGCTCTTCCACATATTTGCACTGAAAATTCTGCACCAAATCCTTcatgttgattaaaaaaaaaggctctaGTTTGTTCAGAGCAGAATCATCTTAGTCTAACCCCAGGTCTACTATAACTTCCGATGTTGGTAAAAGATCAGCTTTGCACACATTAAAGCTTGTCTTACTccctgcaaaattatttttccttaagttGTATCCctataaaaatcaaagaaattcaggaaaaaaaagtgaggctATTTGCAAAATAACTCCCATCCAAGCAGGTCCCCTAAAGGGAGACAGAAGTTATTCTTCATTAGCAGCAACACAGCATGAAGGAATATACGGAAAACAActaaataaatctgaaaattcTAATTAGGAGAAATCTGAAAGGCCATACACTTTCCTGTCTGGATGAATCCTTCACTACCATGAAGGGACAAAACACATGCAGACATTATACATGAGACTTGGCCCACCCAGATGCTCAAAAGCCATAAAACAACATCAACTCCTCAAACGCAAGGGGGCAGTGGGAATACATATTCCACAAAGACCACCTGATTCACAGTGTGCATTAaaaagctttctgttttctacaCAGAAGCAGTTGTGTTGaataagcagaaaaagcagGCTTTTCTAGAGTCAGGGCAACATTGCAGTTTGAGCTTTCTGCAATGGGATGCttcattttgaagtgaaaagcaAGGATCACTTTAAGCATTGCTGGAAAATGCAAAGTGGTAGCTGAACAAAGACACAGGgtgtgtttttctctgctccttCTCCCTAGAGCTCACAGCATCAGACCTGGAGACCAGCAGTAATCCCCAGTGCTTTAGAGCTCTCCTGATGAGAAGCACTGGAGTAAGCTGAGACACAACAACAACCTGAACCTGGACAGGAACAACTGCTTTCAGACCTCTGCCTCTTCTTTTCCTAAGTATAAAAACTACAAACACCCAAACCAACAACTGGCTTCAGTCAAAGGAGAACAATTCCTGTTTTAAGCTACTATGATAGTGATTGTTCTTCATCAAGCTGTATGTTGTCACCATCACCATTtactttaaacaaaaagaatacTGCTGACCAGAAATCTGGaagaattaagattttttttcccagaagaaaaaaaaaaaaaagaggcaattGTGGAAACAAATGTTTCCATGGTTGTGAAAGTTTAATAGAAAGCAATACAAAAATTCCTTGCAAAAGCTGGAAAACATGGTCTTGTATCAAGATAAAAAACTACTCTATTCTGCCTCCATGAGTCCAAGTCCTCCTATTAGAATATAAACGTTATCATATATGATCAGAAGCACGGTCCAGCCAACAGATATGCTATTTCCTCCATGTGACTTGGGAGGAAGAGGCAGGTAATGAACCAGCCAGTGTTTAGATCACTAAGTTTTGGCAAGTTCAAATACAAATCCTTGAGAGACAAAGAATTTTATCCCTTAATGCTGATACTCATCCAAATCAGTTTTGTAACCTactaggaaagagagaaagagagagaaatcttACTTCTCTTAAATGACACTAAAATATTTAGCTGTCTTATCATGCTTTTGAGATACCACCTCTGTATGTGATTAATACCTGTTTACcgcttttcttctcttctgcattcttcttgtcattttttttgtaaGCTTCAAATACAGCTGGGTCAACACTGTACAAACACTCAGTCCACTTCCCATACAGCgcacaaattttctttttactgtcaAAAAAGGGACTAAGTTTACAAAAGAGCTAAGAGATTTATTTCATCATTTCAGgcaaaaacatttgaaagaagAACTTTTGAGAGCAACTCTTAAAACCCCACTATTGATGTCACACAATTCATAACCTTGGTGTCGCAGGTTCGTGCTCTTGACAGACAACATTAAAAGCGTTCAGTTCTATAGCTCCCACCAGAAACAGAGCAGCCATTTGGCTCCTATGAGGAATGAAGCTGTTACCTTTTGTCCTGAATGTAGCCTTCAACTTTGTGCAACTCCTTCCCAAAGAGGCCGCAGGGCTTGAAGCTCAGTACACACTTCTCACCGGTTCTAAAGGCAGGACGAGAGGGCACTAATTACTTGCAAAAGCTTTTCCTCTTCCAACttgcaacaaacaaacaacactaaCTCTTAACTTACTTATGGTTAGTTATTTCCACGTTTCCATACTGCTCAATCCAAAGTTTGCCCACAATAATGTTATGCACACAGCATGTAGGATTTGTCCATGTGTACGCTTCATTGTGTCTAAGGAAGGggaataaatattaaaatactgtatCTTTGTACTGGATGCCACTCCTGCAACAAACCACCATCTGTGAATTGCACCAAGTCTTGAAGTGGACATGGCAATAAGTCAGGAGACCCAAAGAGATTAACCTACTGCTACTGATTTTATAAATTCCTTAAAATAGCCACTTCAGTGCAGTTACTGTTAGCAATGAAGGACATGAAGAAAGGCAACGGGGCTCAAGCGTGCTAGTCTTAGCAGGACTGACCTCCAGGTGTCTGCAGAACATACAGACACAAGCCCCAACTACTGCTACTATTGGTATGCAGTATATTAGAAGAAATGATGGCAGTTCCCTTTCATCTTCTCACCCCCTCCTCATCGCAAAGTGATCTGCCACCGAACATTAGGATATGGGTGTTCAACACATTCATTCCTAAGCCACGAGACTCTACTACACACTAATCATTACGGATGTGACCATTGTGCCCACGCAATTATTACTTATCAACTTACTCAAGAAGCTCCAAAGTCATTGTGCCTTTTGGTTCTGCTTCCACACTCTTGCCCCAGAATTTGAGTTTAGGATAAATTGATCCATGAAACACAAAATCATTATTTAAACCTTCAGCATAGAAAGCACTGATTGGTGGATGATGGCTAACTTGCTCCGAGAGAAGTCTAAATCCAAGATCATCTCTGCAAAATAAAGATTACCAAAAGCATGCATCTACGTATCAAGTGTAAAGCTGCAGTTCTTTTCCGCAGGGTGAAACAGTTGGACCCATGCACAGTTGCTGTACTCAGCACAAGAGCTGGTTAAACCCTAGGATAATACAAAAGGACAGATCAACTAACACACAGAATACCCTCCTTCCAAATAACTGAGGACAGTGTAAAAATGTAACTAGAACTACCAAACCTGACCAGATGATATGTTTACTTTTGAGAGTCACCTCAAACTTTTGCATAAACACAGGCCAAAACCTCAACTGCGAGATAAATTTGCTCTAAGTGCAGCTGCCTAAGAGACTATTGCCTATTCATATTCTGGACAGTCATAACAAATACTACAATTCTAACAGTTCCCTTAAGCACCATGCATCTTTTCATTCAGAaggtttcaggaaaaaaaaaaggtaatttttgtaaataaaacctGCTTTTAAACCTGGCAAATTTCATTTGCCTGCTCTGAGTTGAAAAGTTGTTTCCTTGCACTGGAAGGTGCATTGCTGAACACCAACACGCACTGCAAacacctccagcagctgctaGGAGAATGGGTGGAATCTTACAAGCCAAAGAACAGTCTGTAAGCCATAGTAAGTCTACTGAAACATGAATTACACCAAATACCATTCTCCACTCTTCAATGTACCTTCTGTTCATTACCTGATCAATTCATATGTCTCTCCAAGCAATGGGTTGAACGGCTTCCCTGTACGTTCCCACTGTGAGGCTACGGCGGACACAGCAAATGCAGCAACACACTTCAAAAGAGTAAAACTATGCAGTTAATCTCCTGGGTTTTGGTCTTTTTATCAAGTATCAACAGCAGTCATGGTATTACAGATTGACTCTTCAGAAATAGCTTAGCAAGGTTCTGTTTGCAAGGCAGGGGAATAAACAGTTTTcatcaaaaggcaaaaaagaacgtcttcagaaaagcaaaacattttcctaGATAAGCAAAACTGGCTAATGAATAAGAGAATCTGACACACAGCTAATTACAGGAGTTCCTCCTCTAATGAgactataaagaaaaatgtccCAGTGCATTCATCAAGAAGTAGCACAAATTACCCCACCCAAAGTACCTGCATTCGTTCAGTTGTGCTGGAAAGTGAGCTGGCTTTGTGGATGAGGTATGTATGCTCCATATACTCTGTAAGTCGCTGTAGAAAGCTCAGCGGCTCATTGAATATAACTGGCATTGTGATCTTCGACAGCTCCTGATGCACAAATGAAATTGGTGTTACAAACCAAATGATTAGATACACTGACCTGCAGTAAACCCAAGTGTAATTGGCttattgcaaaaaataaattatgctcTTAGTGCTAATGCAATGTGCTTGACCTGGCTCTGCTAATGCTTAAAGGAAAAACCCTGTACATCCCTGATGAGCTTGATAAGCCCATCTGTCTTCATGTTAAGgatacttttaaaacaaaaagaaaaccaaacatcaAACAAACTTCTTATCAACAAATGCATTAAGATGGTGAGATGAAACAATGAAGTATTAGGGACCTTTTAAACACCTAAGTTGTTTAAtactcttaaaataaatataggCATAGATATAGGCCATCTAATTACTTAAACATATTATTGTTTTTGGAGGCAGGTGGGCAGGCAGGGggaaaaggatgagaaaggGCAGGGAAACACAGTCACATAGGAGTAAGAACAAGGATTTTCTATatcttgaagaaaaaaggaatttttgtAACAGGAATAAAAATTTATAAGTCCTGCAGTTTTGaagctatttattttcttccccatttttATAAAGCATGCCCCCTAAATGCATAACAAAGCAATGTTTTAAACTGCCTTCAGTAGCAAATTAAAAGCACATATAATATGACAGCCGGCAACGTGTGCAGTGAACAGCATCGTTTTTAACCATAACAGCAGCATCTGGCACTAACAGCTCTGACAGACACCTCGGTACAACCGCTCCAAGTTCCACCACCCCACCGCCCAACCTGCAACTTCTATGCAGCAATTTCTGCAAAGCAGAATTAAGacatttatggattttttttcctgcacgcACCTTATCAAGACAGGCTTTCAAACCTGCTCTCTGTATTTCAAGGTTCTAAAACTCTTCCACTAAAGCCACTGTAAGAAGCTTCAGACGCTTCAGAACTACTCAGGAGACTTGGAGCTGCTGATACAGGGGGCATCCCCCAGCATTTCCACTTCTCATTGCTTGGTGCTGTTTCTAACAGCAAGGGGAAGACGAGAAAGGAACAGTGACTAAACACACACATGTCCCCTTCTGCATTCTGCTGTTCCAGGCTGACAGAGGTTTAGCAGCAGTCAGTACTTTCAGACTAACTGAAGGATCTAATGGAGAGAAACACCCTTCTCAATTCGCCCATGGCTGGAAGTGGATTATCTGCCAACCAGCGAACCTCTGATGTGGCCACTGTCTTGCCAGTAACACCATGGCAGGGAAGACTGAGATACtaaggggaagggagaagaacaCAAAGTagctatttgttttttttcacaaagtaaaaaaaatgttgctacCATGAAGTACTTCAAGGGTTTAAATcaagagaaaatgcttttacTGAAGGAATATTGCTCTGCTCAAGTCTTACCTTCTCAAGTCGTGAAAGGACATAAAGCATAAGctgcaaattaaaacaaaagaaaacatcccTCTCCCCGACACATTTTCATTTGGGCATCAAGTTAAATGATCACTTCACATGTTTTATCACAGCTTTCTGATTTGATTACCTACCATTCCAATGCATTTTCTTAAGATACTCCATATACTGAAGTCATTTCTGGAAAACATCGGAGATGGCAAGCTTGTTCTACGGAAAAGAACAGCGAAGGAAGCAGAAGTAAGAAAACTTTTCTATGACTAACCATGACTAAGAAACCCACATACTCTCTTTCTGAAGGTAGCAGTTATCAGATTCTTACATTAAAAACCAAGGGGGAACGACAGTGCCACTCTGAAGAACCTGAACTGTTTTGCCTGCACAGAAACCTTAATTtctccaaaaccaaaacatgaaCCATTCCCTTCATCTTGCATAGGAGCAGTGGAAGTGAATTTCTACGTCACTTATCAGAACAGTGTTTTCACAATGGCACCATTAAGATATTTACTTCTGTCTCTGTGacaaaaaataagttatttctaAGTAGGTACACAGGTATGTTTGCTACATCTGAACAGATCTGAGGGTTAAACAGCGGGGTTCTTTTTTGCTAGTCACCTGTATACAGACAATGAAGGGCCATGACATTTATTGCCTATATTAAAATCAGCCCTCAGGgacaacagaaaaagcagcatcacTAAAGAACAGAAAACGCAGCAGCCTAGCATATCCTGAAGCAAGTCCCAAGCGAACTTTCAAGACTAACATTTAGGCTGTGTAATACGGCCTGTATTTCTCAGGTTTATCAGAAACTgggcacagatttttttcagttttcttgctgCTAGCGACAAGCTCAACTTTTAATCCAATTTACCCGTAGAAGGGCACAAATATAGGTCAAAGCCCTTCATTCACAGCAACACTAAAATGTGTGTTTGAATCATGAAGTTACTGCCAATGAGAAAAAATCTCAATGGATGAGACTTTGCTACAGTTCACTCAAACTGCATCAGCTATTTGAGTTTCAAATTTTAGCTGATTCTGTCTAAATGACTGTGCTGTCCTCCTAACCAAGAAGGTCTTGTCTCCCCTCAAAGCAGctaaagtgatatttttttaGAGTGTGAACAGGCTGTACCTGCCTCCTCCACCCCGCTTTTCTGATAAACATtgccaagaggaaaaaaataataagaaatctATTTGGGTTAAGTCTTTAAGTTTCAATAGCCCTTCCTGCTGTGTTAACTTCCATACTTAACTGCTACTGAAACACCTTTACCAGGGCTgatacttctgttttctgaaagaacaaaagcaaaacaatgctccttaaaatacaaaaagcccATCCAAGCAAAAACCTAGTCACATGCCTGAACTCCTCACGGTAGCAAACTATTAATATGTTTCGCTAGCAAGTACCTAAGAGCCTCACACTGACTTGTTTTACTCAGCTCCCATGCAGGGGATGAGTGggtgatttattttaattgacaAACATAATATCACTCGCTCCCTATTCTGATTTTCCAcggatataaaaatattttgtgaaacaGATTGTCTTGAATAATATTAAGCATAAAATACTCCTGTACATGTTTTGATGCAAGTGCCCAGAAGAGGACAGTGTACACCAAGTACTCAGTCTTACCTTCATTTGCAgtgtttacttcttttttccttttattctttgaTGAAGGCAGCCAGCAGAGCAGGCATTTGTGTTTAAGCAAGCCCTTCTGCATGTAAAATACGTGTGTCTACTTTGCTGAAGTACACACAGggagaggttccacttaaatttgagaagaaacttcttctcagtgagggtgacagagcactggaacaggctgcccagggaggttgtggagtctccttctccggagacattcaaaacccgcctggacatgttcctgtgcgacctcacctgggcgttcctgctccagcagggggattggactagatgatcttttgaggtcccttccaatcccaaacacactgtgatactgtgtgatactttCCTTACATATTAAAACTTACATTTTCACTGAAGTTAACCTGTCCTTCCATTCAATTTGTTTAATTACTTGAAAGCTGGCATTCAGTTTCAGCCATTCATCCATATTTCTTACATATATCAGAAAAACCTAATACAACAGTTGGTTCTTTTTTCCATGTAACACCCACATACTGAACAAACAAAGCAGTTTTAAGCCACCAGGGAAGATCCCAGGTACAAGTAAGAACATGTGGAAAAATGACAGGCAGTCAAGACAGGGCCTACTAACCTTGACACGCTCCCTGTGATTAAGGGGAAGGTTTGTGAATGCAAAAATTTCCTTCCAGTTGTCAATTTTAGAAACAACTCAGGAAGTTAATTTAGCTTTAAGTGACAAAAACATCTGTTGAAATTTCTGTGCAGTAGAACAGATAAGATGCGTCTAATATTAACTTAAAACCACGTGTTCAAAGCACTGTCTACAGTAGATCAGCTACTACAAGAATTTTGAGGGAAGTTTAGCTTGGTCTTCATGTAAACCTGATCAAATAACATCCCGGCCTCCAAACAGCCAAACATAAAGATGCTGGCAT containing:
- the OSBPL1A gene encoding oxysterol-binding protein-related protein 1 isoform X3 — its product is MDSKDTITSSMSEEKVCGSGELLSNGIKKHRTSLPSPMFSRNDFSIWSILRKCIGMELSKITMPVIFNEPLSFLQRLTEYMEHTYLIHKASSLSSTTERMQCVAAFAVSAVASQWERTGKPFNPLLGETYELIRDDLGFRLLSEQVSHHPPISAFYAEGLNNDFVFHGSIYPKLKFWGKSVEAEPKGTMTLELLEHNEAYTWTNPTCCVHNIIVGKLWIEQYGNVEITNHKTGEKCVLSFKPCGLFGKELHKVEGYIQDKSKKKICALYGKWTECLYSVDPAVFEAYKKNDKKNAEEKKSGKQVGNTEEPDEMPLPDSESVYVIPGSILLWKITPRPPNSAQMYNFTSFAMALNELDKEMESVIPKTDCRLRPDIRAMENGEIDLASEEKKRLEEKQRTARKNRSKSEEDWKTRWFHQGPNPYTGMQDWLYSGSYWDRNYFNLPDIY